From the Coffea eugenioides isolate CCC68of chromosome 1, Ceug_1.0, whole genome shotgun sequence genome, the window CTAGCTACATCATAGAATATTTATGGGCGGTGGCAGACAAGGTACCTAGTACCCAGTTAAACTTACCTGGGCGGGCCCAAATAAAAGGAACTCAAAGCCCATTTGAAATATGGTTCGCTGAACGCATGTGCGATCtcaaaaagtgaaaagccaGTATCCCAACAAGGCTAAAAAACATGCGCTTATCGGGAAAAACATTAGGATGAAAAACATATTAAGCTTtatcagaaaaaagaaaaagcaaggtGTCAGGGAGAAACGCCTCGAGAGAACTCAATATATAAGTCAAGAATTCAATTCTGATCAAAAAACTTAAACAATTAGATCTCGAGCCCTTACATATTAATTGTTCTTTTTGCATATTTCGAATTAACGTAGAACATAATTGtttactcatgaacctaacacaagaaaagaaagaagatgctAATATATGCTTGTAAGTCCTATCAGACTACCATAACTATACCTTAgacaaattcaaagaaaatgaaTACATTAATATTTGCCAAAAACCAATGAGACCAAAAAGAAAGGCCGAATCCAACCCAGAAAATGCTGAGTATGACCACTGTTTTTGTAGAGAGTCAGGAATAATGCTGGTATTTACCGAAAAGTACCTTTGTTAGACTAGTAAAAATTTCTGAGGCGGGGTTCATTGGATGAAAAGCACTTGAGTTGAGGTCCCATTTATATCAGCCCAAGACCAAGAAAGGCGGCCAGATTCATTTAACCCCATTATGGTTTCTTTTCATGGTACAATATGTGTTAAGCAATGCTTGTTACTTTTTCCTGTTTGTCTTTTTAATCcttctctctctgtctctctcctttattttttttattttcttttacattttttttttggtggctTGAGGAGAGGAGGGGGGCTTTCATGCTGAACCCTCATATGGTAATCTTTGGAACTTGGAAGGAATGAAATGAAAGAAGAGTGAACTGAATCTGAATGTCTGGAACGGCATTTGTTTCGAAAGTCAAACAATAGTACTAATAGCAATgggtgaaaaaaaagaagaacattTTGGATAACGAGTTGCATTGACCGGTTCTAACTTTCACACCTCATTTCCTCCCCATTTTCAACAATTCGTGATTTTCCATGGTCTGAGTCTTATGATTAGAAAATTCATTGTTAATTGACGTTAACGAGTTCACCGATTGCAGTCAATGTCGAACATCGGTTTATGAGAAGTCAAAGTCTGGacgaattttttttatttttcaaaagctgaaaaaaataaaaagtcaaaAGTAGGCTCACTCCCAATGCAAAAATTTAAGGTTTCGAAACTCCATTGAAACTCAGAACTCCTTCAAATTTGCCCCCGTCACCAACAACAAATATTCTTGAAGCGAAGAGGTTCtagaaatatatttttatattattctGTCTTTTAATTTTCAAAGTGGGTCCCTAGGTCTGATGGATCTAGGCCTCACAAGTTTTATTTTACTCTGTTCTGAAGTAAAttgataattttaaaatttgttacGCCAttctttatgttttttttttttttttttgtgtcaaaaCGCCATTCTTTATGTTAATTGCGCGAACTTGCACCACATTTACTCGGTCCCATATGCAAAAATTGACCGCGACGTGACTTGCAAGTCAACACATATGCTCGGTCTATCGACTTGTTCATTATCTCAAGCTATCACATCAATATGCTATGAAAGAATTGATGATTTGTGCAGCACGGAGTAACACATTTTTCGTTGCCTTCAATTGGTATCCACTACCAAGTTATCTAGGAGTACGAGTCAATTCTATTCTAGaacacaaattaaaattaagaaatttaCAGCCTACTATGATGATTAGTGGACCAATAGGCAGAAAAAAGCTACAAATGCACAAGTTTAAAGCTCTGTTCCTGAATTCTAAGGTTGAACCACTATCCTTCTGTACCATGTTGACCACAAGAAGTGAGGGTACTAGTAGTACTGCTACCGCTGCTACTGCAAGAGAGGTCATGGCTGCTTTCCCTTCTCGCGGATAGAATAGTACCCTTTTCCTTTTGCTTCATTGGTTTGCAATTTTCTCTGCTTCCCTCCATTTCTTGTACTCCTCCCAGATCCAATTTAGAGCTCCTGCAGGCCAAAGTATTTTGCAGTTAAGAAGCTAGTTAACCGTAGAATATCCCATGTCCTCCAACTTAATTGCAAGTAATATTTTAGCTTATGTCTGTTGTTCTCTTCTTTACCATGACAGTAGCATCAATTAGCGTCAGAAAAGCACACTGTCCGGCAAAAATTTATATGTAGTGACAATTTTTGGGGTGTTCAAGACAGCAAGGATCAACCCTCCCAACCCAGAAACCCATGTGAAAAAGGATTTAGAAGCCGGAGTCCGGACCGAGTGAGGTATGAGGGACCTTTTCTTGATTGTTCTCTTTAAAAGAAGATAAGGCCATGGCAATTTCCAACAATAAAATCTCCATGTGGATCCTCgcatggtacagaaatggaagCTACCCTGTTTGTTGGTATTGGTGAGGAATAAATGCAATGAGTGACAGCTACGGGCGGCAATTTGATACTATAACGAAGACCAGATCATGGAAGGAAAACGAGTTTTATTTCCAGTACAGAAATTCATTCAATTGTGAGAAAGATCAGAACAGAGCATGATTGCAAAATCAACTCGCAGGCTCGTAAAGGCTCTCTCAGAGAATCCAATTCATTGACTGAGAATCTTGCAGATGCAAGCAAGAAACTTATTAATTTCAAATCTTCACATGCTAACACTTCATTCATCAGGGGAGTACTCTTTTCAGTTTCCTTGCTCAAGTGAACAAAGACACTTCTTTTGATTGGAAGTGCTAATAAAAGTTGTACCACCATCGAATATATTCCTATTTTTGATTAGTTACAAATTAAACATTAACTTAACAAACTGGCAATAatcaaagaaagagaaaatgttGGGAGACTCACCCACCACAGCCAGGTGTGCGACCCGGATCGACCAACGGATTAGTCAGGGCAAAGCCCTGGATACCGTGgcaggcaaccaaaaaaaaaaaaaaaaaagaaagagaaaatgtaCATGCATGTGAGCTGTGAGTGTACATAATGCAAGTCAAAATATATGTCTTCCCTAGAACCAATCAAAACTGCTAGTAAATGTGGGACACCAAAGACACAACTATGAGCCCTCTAAAACTAAAAGACAAAAACATCATACTTACAACAACAAAAAGACCAATTAATTAACAGCAATGCTGACAAACAAGTACGTCATTTGCACAAAATTCTACACGAAAATTACAAAGTAGCCCTACAACAACTCACCGATCTGCATTGAAGGAAGAAGATCTCTTCAGAGCTGGAAATTTGTCCTTCTTTGTCTCTATTAAGCTGCCACTGAAATACTCTTTTTCTTCCAACTTTACCCTCCCCCCAAACCCGGACGCCAAGCTCCCTACGCTTTCCGTCTCTGCGTCCTTCCCCACGTGATTCGATCCCCCACCACCACGTCCACGTGGCAACCTCACCTTGTAGTGAGAAATTAGAGAAAATCCATTGTCCTTTCCCTGGCCGGGCCCGCAGGCTTTAAACCCAATCGAACCGCAGGATAACAGCTGCATCAAAACCGACGACGCTTTGCTCCTCCCGCTAGGAGGATGATTACTATTGGAAGCAGGCGCCGTCGCATCCTCATCTGCCGCCCCCGACCGTAGGATTATCCTGCCGTCCGCTTTCATCAATGTCTCTAACGTTTCAGGACTCGAATCCGACGGCGGAGGTGAGATCTCGGTGATCTCATCAGAGCTGACGATCCTCTGGGACTCTTCTCTGTTTTTCTCCTCATTTTCTCCTTCGTGAACTTCTTCTATCTCTCTGACTGCTCGCCGGCGACGTCGCTTGTCGTCGGTTTGAGTAGAGGCGTCAGCTGCGGCGCGTGACGCGGACTCGCCGGTGTAAACCTTGTACTCGTGGAGGTCGAAGGAGCTCCAGGACTGGTTCCGCCTCCGCGGAGCTTTAACCGGCGGGAATTCCTCGCAGTGGACTCGCAGTGGACCCTCCGGCGGCGCCGGTAATTTCGCAGTCGAACACATTACTGTTTCATCGGATTTCGTTATAAATGCACCGTCCCGAATCTCCGATCCTTTGAGAATATACTCTTGTCCATGAGCTGGATATATAAAATCGTTCTCCGATAAATCGTGCCACACATATCCGTTCTTATAACTCCTGAATTTGcaaaagctcaaaaaaaaaaattatatctaAAGCAAATCAATTCATGTTATGAATTGAAAATCGTTAGATAAATTGTACAAAAATGAGATCAAAGGTCGCATGCAAACCTTTTGCAAGACCAGGAATACAATGAAGCCATTCCTTTCCCACGGAGGGAATTCAAGCGATTGATTACATCTGTACAATAAGTAAATAGTAAGATTTAGTGGGaaaagatgatgaagaagaaagctaATGTAAATTCAATTTGGCAATTTAGTTTCtacaaataagaaaaaaaaatttttgtaacCTTTTAGATAGAGGGCATCGGGGGAGGAAAGAGGAACCTCCATGAAATGGGGATGTTCGAGCAGGCCGTTTCGGGAAAGATAATAGATAACGGGGACCCTTCTGTCGGAGGACTTGAGCTTAGAGTTGGGCGGCTCAGTCCAGACTTTGGTCCGTTCAGGGCTGGTGTCTCTGTCTTTCCATCTCTTGTGCATTTGAAGCTCGGTCGGCCTGGCCGACCTTGACGTCCCCGCCATTGTTGGAGTGCTGGAGGATGATATGCAAGTTGAAAAGCTATAGTCGTAAGTAGTCTATATATACATCGGAAAAattgaatttattttaaagaagAAATGTGTTGAGATTTGAAATACTACTAGTATAGGGAGATAGATGAATATTCATCGTGGTTTTCAGGTTTAATAAAGAATGGGGTGGTGTTCGGCGGTGTGAAAACTGCAGAGTGTGGACAGAGAGATGGAGGGAGCAAAGATTCAAAATAGGATGCGGCAGACGAGAGCTACCAAACAAAACATGAAACATCATCAACCCTcgtgcttttacttttatttttattttttccccctttttttcttttttggtttcaGTACTTGCTCGGACTTCTGCACTACTAGAACTATTACCAAGTGTGACTAATAGTTGTCTCCTGTCCACCGCTCTTAAAATCTTGTCCTCTTTACTTTTTAAGACTTTTATAATCCCTAGTTTCTTTTGTAACTTACTTAATCACAAGCATCATAAGAGTGTGGAATTATTTGACCAGTTTGAACTTTGATGTGAAAAGAGTCTTTTTAGCTGGATATTATAAGGATAATTTCAGTTGGATAGTAGGATCTAGCTTAGAAAGCCAGGAAAGGACAGTTTCAAACCTAAACTTCATGACAAGTTGGAATTAACTAacatttctttttgtttcaagCTGTGGATTGAGTTTTAGTCTCATGCAAACTGTCTATTCCGGAAGGATTTGGAAAGGTTGCTTTAATTTGTCGATGATGGTGGTAGGAGACAAATTGAGGGGTAAATTGAACGTAGAGGATGGTGGAAGGTCTTTTTAGGTTATTGTTGATCACAGAGACAGGAGAGCAGACGGTTATGGAGATTGAGTTAAAAAATTCATGTCATTAGTTTGTCTTTGGATTCAGCGGCAGTGGCTAATTGGAGTTCCATTGCTTGCAAATTAGTAGTACCATGTTGAAGTAGAACCACATCCACTTCaaatttttctttactttaaccAAAGTCCATTTTCATTTCTGAGGTAATTACTCATCTATAGTCTAAACCATAAGAATGTCAGATGctaaaaatcagaaaaatttaGAGAGTTTAGAAGATCCAGGAACTGCAGCGTGCTTGAATTGTACAACAAGTCATTTGTGGAGAGAAATTGAGCCTGCTTGGAGTgaagattatttgaaaattatttatactaTTCCGCCTAGCATCCGGGACGTGTAGtgcatgtgatttttttttttttttttaaaaagagtTAAAACGTGTGTTTATAAAAAGTATTAATAAATGACAGTATACATCTTTGCTACATTGACAGTATACGCTATCAGCGTTGGATAAATGAtaactatacaaaatttaaatttgaaattcaacttttacacacATGTCATGTTATGAATcaaacggtgatagtgtatatacagtttgtgtatataagatttactcttataaaaaattaaaaatattttgtcCAAATTATTGTATGCGGGCTTTTGGACGGTCGTGATAAGACTAATTTAAATCTTCTGATGATTATAACATTTTTCCAAATTCAACAAACGCAAATTAAACCCTCCTACAAAGATTAAAATGTTTGATGAGCACGACGCATGTCAGGATTTAGCGTTACGGAGGGAGAAGAAATatataagaaacaaaaaccAAGACGCAAggaccaaaaaaacaaaagaacgaGGGCTCTGTAATGCTGTAATTTCCTCCCCTGCGCGGTTCGCAGGAAAGTGAAAAGACATCCTCTTAATAAAATTCCCAAGTCTGACTGATCATTGAAGCCTGCGGCCAAGAAGCATATATCAGTCATATGGATGAATGTACAACTTTAAGATGACACGATTTCTCAAAATCTTTATGCCATTTTGACGTAACATTTTGCCTAACAAAAGCTGGATAGAATCATAGAACTAGCTTCTGATCAAGCTCGACTTTTTAACATTTTGAATCACTACTCACtacaaaaaattatttctttcgtGACAAATTTTTCATGACAACCAACCTATTCATTACAAAAACAATACTTTTATGACAACCCGTCAGGCAAATGTCCTTCAGAAGGCAAAcatgtttttctatttttttcattgTCTAGAGTTACTTTCCCCACATCAATTCGTCAGGAAAAGTTTTCATTCTCCCTCCATTTTTTTCCCACCAGTTTTTTCCCCGTTTTGGACCCAAAAAAATTTAGAAGGAAATCAGACTTATGACATGGAAACCGGGAAACAAAGAAACACTTTTCCGTATCTCTTACTTTTGGAACAACAACGACAAAGAAACACTTTCTCCAAATCTGTAACTTGTCTTCATatctccaaaaacaaagaacaaCAACGAACTCGAACTTGTCTTCATCTCTTTCAACAAGAGAGACAACACGATGGTCTAAGGTGAtgtaaaaatcaaataatccttcAATTTTGTCTTCAATTTTGTCTTGAATCAGTTCCTTTTCTCCAAATCACCcttcaattttgtccttaattggtttcattttttatttttatagtgGGTATTTTATtcatctctctctttctctgttCGTCAAAACCCAGGAAGATGTTTAAATTCTTGTGCCCGGGGATATAATCAGTAGAAAACTTGTTGATATCATTCTTGCTGATGCTCGCTTGCTCGACAGAGATCCTTTAAAAATTGACCCGGTTGGTATCCTGTTTTGGTTGCTCCTCCTATTTCCAAGTCATCAATTTTTCAGCTCTGCTCAAGGTACTGAAAGTACAATAGTGGAATTGGCAGTCGGCTCTGACTGGTGAGTCAATTCAATTTTTCAGGTCTGACTATGGAATTTGCAATCAGCtcaatttttcagttttgttgCTTCGCTATTTAACAGAAAAGTTACAATTTTTAGCTTACCCTTTTGATGAAAGATCGATATTTCATGAAATGGCATTATTTTTTATACAATGCAGTTGTAGATTAAGAATATGTACTTAAATTACAATTAAGTTTCTAAATATTTCCTTGGGTTATATGTCTTGGTGCAAATATTGGTTATTGGATTAGAAGTGTGGTAATGTTGTTTGGATTTCATGGCcaaaaaaagaggaaatttcGACTTGGTTAGTCAAAATGGGTGTACTATTGTCCAGTCTTTTTTATACGTATGTCTACATAGTTTGAACTACATTTGAGTGGCTTTTATATGAGGTAGTTGTATTTTGTTTTGGGTGAAGATAATACATAAATTTCAGGTCAGCATGGAACACTGAAAGAAATTTTAAGACTGGCTATGGGGAAACCAGCAATGTGTTCTCAGTGGTTGCATCCTTGCTACTTACTGCAAGGATAGTCTTCGAACACTACTGACACTTTTTCCTATGCATCACCCAtatagaaaaaaatgaagatggCCCAGGATAATTTGGTGGTGGAGAAATCCCAGTGTTGCAATAAAAAATGGAGCATGTTAGTGACTTACCACGGCCTAAATCTCATTGCTTGAATTCAGCTTACTAACAGAGTTGAGATGTGAGAATTATGACA encodes:
- the LOC113781549 gene encoding protein UPSTREAM OF FLC, which encodes MAGTSRSARPTELQMHKRWKDRDTSPERTKVWTEPPNSKLKSSDRRVPVIYYLSRNGLLEHPHFMEVPLSSPDALYLKDVINRLNSLRGKGMASLYSWSCKRSYKNGYVWHDLSENDFIYPAHGQEYILKGSEIRDGAFITKSDETVMCSTAKLPAPPEGPLRVHCEEFPPVKAPRRRNQSWSSFDLHEYKVYTGESASRAAADASTQTDDKRRRRRAVREIEEVHEGENEEKNREESQRIVSSDEITEISPPPSDSSPETLETLMKADGRIILRSGAADEDATAPASNSNHPPSGRSKASSVLMQLLSCGSIGFKACGPGQGKDNGFSLISHYKVRLPRGRGGGGSNHVGKDAETESVGSLASGFGGRVKLEEKEYFSGSLIETKKDKFPALKRSSSFNADRSSKLDLGGVQEMEGSRENCKPMKQKEKGTILSARRESSHDLSCSSSGSSTTSTLTSCGQHGTEG